A segment of the Methanobrevibacter sp. genome:
ATAAGCCCAGTTTAAGATGTGGCCCATATGAAGCAGACCAGTTGGATAAGGCGGTGGAGTGTCTATAATGTATCTTGGCCTTGTTCCATCACCAATAAATTTATAAATCTCATCTTCTTCCCATTTTTTCTGCCATTTTTCTTCGTTTTTATGGTCATAATCTTTAGGAATTTCTTTATTTGTCAAAATATTCCTCCAAATAGAATGAATAATAAAAATAATTAAATAAAAATGTAACCTTGAAACTTAATGGATTAATCCATTTTGAACTTATTGGAATTGTTCAAATAAATTAATATTTCAAAATAAAACATTCTAATTTAATATTTATTAAAAGTATTTATTAAATATTGTGTAGAATATTTGAAAATAGATATTCCAATAATTTTATTATTTCAATTCATAAAAAACTTCTTAAAAACAATAATTATATAATAAATAATAAACAAAAATCAACATAGTATATAAACAAAGAATATAAATAAATTTCAAAAATTAATTTTAAAGAGGTGACAGAATGGGACTATTATGGTTTTATGTAGCTATTGCACTTGCTATAAGTGATGAACTTCACAGCAGACTCGTTTGGGACTATGTAAGAGACTTCTACATAATATTCGGCGGAATTATCAGCAGTGCATTAGATGATGTTATGGAAGCATGGATTGTTCATGAAGCCTTAGAAGCACTTTTCCATTTTATTTTCATATCCTGTGTATTCTTCTCATTAAAGGTGGGATTCTTGGCAGCTTTAATACATTTCCTATTGGATGTAAGCCATTCAATTGCCATAAGACATATGCCATGGTTACCTCATAGAACATTACACTTTGTTTTTGAATCCCTATTCTTTATAGCCGTATTTGGGTTATAATGAATAAATTCTTATTTTAACTTATAAGCTTATGAAATTTTATTGAACAGTATTAGGAGATAATATGCCTGTAATTACATTTAAATATCAAGATTTAAAGGATTTAGGTATTGATATGGAAAAAGACGAACTTATCAATACATTACCTATGATGGCAAGTGATATTGAAGATTATGATGACGAGGAAATCAAGGTTGAATTCTTCCCGAACCGTCCGGACAATCTGTCCGTCGAAGGGGTAGCAAGATCATTTAAAGGATTTTTGGGAATGGAAACCGGTCTTCCGAAATATGAGATTGAAGAATCCGGCGAGAAAGTTTATGTAAGTCCTGATGTGGCGGAAATCAGACCATACATCAGATTTGCAAAAATCGAAGGAGTGGACTTCACCGGAGACAAGATCAAATACATCATGGATTTCCAGGAAAACCTTCACTGGGTAATCGGAAGGGACCGTAAGAAAGTTGCTATCGGTGTCCATAACGCAGACGTAATAAGCGGACCATACAAATACATAGCAACTCCAAAAGACGAACATTCATTTGTTCCTCTTGAAATGGATGAGGAAATGACTCCTGATGAAATATTGAAAGATCATGCAAAAGGAGAGAAATATGCTCATCTGATTGATAAGTTTGACAAATATCCTTTAATCATTGACAAGGACGAACAGGTATTGTCAATGCCTCCAATCATTAACGGTGAATTGACCAAGCTTAAGGAAGACACAACTAATATCATTGTCGATGTGACCGGAACTGATGAAAGGGCAGTTGAACAGTCATTGAACATCCTCTGTGCATCCTTTGCTGAAGTTGGAGGGAAAGTGAAATCCATGGAAGTGATATATGAGGATGAAACCATAGTCTGTCCTGATTTTACTCCAAAGGTGAGAAATGTGCATGTTGACCTGACCAACGAATTGATTGGTGGAACCGATTTGACTGCAGAGGACATTAAGGGACTCCTTGAAAAGGCGAGATTTGATGCTAACATCATTAATGATAACGAATTGGAAGTGCTCATTCCACCTTACAGGGTTGACATATTGCATGAAGTGGATATCGTTGAAAACATTACCATCCAATATCATATCAATGCAGTTGAAGCAAAATTACCTAATATCGTTACCGTAGCAAGTGAGGATAACTGGTTTAAAGGTGAAAAAACAATTAGAGAAGTTATGGTGGGACTTGGTTTCCAAGAAGTAATGAGCCTGATGCTAACCAGTGAGGAAAGCCAATACGTAAAGATGAACCAAGAGGAAATTGACCATGTTCAGGTTTCCAAACCAATTACAATCAGCGGAACCATGATCAGAACAAGCTTACTCAATAGCCTAATGGAGTTCCTGGAAGACAACAAGCATGAAGACCTTCCACAAAAGATCTTCGAGATTGGAGATGTCCTATATATGGACGAAGAGTCATCCAACAAGACCAGGCAAGTCAAGAAATTGGCCGGAATGATCTGTCACAGCTCTGCTAACTTCACTGAAATAAAATCAACTGTAGCTAGCGTGCTTTCCAATTTAGGATACAGCATGGAAATCTCTGATTCAACTAATAGCAGTTTCATTCCAGGAAGAGTGGCTGATGTAAGCGGCGAATCCAAAAACGGCAAAATAACTGGATTCTTTGGTGAAATAGCTCCTGAAGTCATTAGAAACTTTGAACTGGAATATCCGGTTATTGCATTTGAAATTGAATTCTTATAAATGAATTCAATTTATTTTTCTTTTTTTAATTTTTTTAAATAATTCAAATCAATTTTTCAACTTTTTAATTAATAACTTATTTCTATTTTTTCTCCTTATGAGCGGTTATGATTGTATAACTGGAAGCATTCACAGTGATTATAACACCATCCACAGTCACATAATAATTCTTTCCCTTCATTTCAATGACTGCATTGTCCTGTTTGATCTTATCTTTGCAGTATTCTACAATGTCTTCCACATCTACACCAATATTCCTTTTTATCCTATCCACACCCATTTCAGTGGTGTGCACATTTTCAATATTATCCAATAATTCCATAATTTGTCCCCATAATTATTTATTCCCCTATAAATGTTAAGTCAACAGTCCTATTGGTTCTAGGACCATCCAATTCAATGAAGAAAACAGATTGCCAAGTTCCGAGATCAAGCCTTCCATCAGCTATTGGAATTGTTTCAGATGAACCAAGCAGAAATGCCCTTATATGGGATGCCGCATTATTGTCAATGAAATCATGCTTATAATTGTCCTTTTCCTTAACCATATCCTTTAAGACCTTCTCAAAATCATTTAAAAGTCCTCTTTCATTTTCATTTATTACAATTGCACTTGTAGAGTGCTTTGTAAATACATTAACCATTCCATTTTGAATCTTTTTATCCTTATTTATCTCATTTAGAATAGCTACAATCTCACTTGTTATATCGATGATTTGAAAATTGGAAACGGAATCAATCTTTAATGATTTATTTATTGCAAGCATAAAAATCACCAAATTATTTTTTCTACTTATATTAATTTTTGAATTCAATTTATCTAAACTTTTCTGATTATTGATCTTTTAAGTATTCCAAAACCTTGCATATATGACACTTAGAGAAAACATTTCACAAAACTTATAAAAATAAAGACAAATAAAGATTTAAATAAGTAAAATAAGAAAAATATTTCGAATTCAATATGTTCTTTAAACCATAGTTTTACTAAACCCCAATAAGGAGGAATAGAATGTCATTTACAGCATATATGTTGGATGTGATATCAGACACAATTTATCCGGCTAGAATTACAATAGAAAACGGTATTTTTAAGGAAGTAACCCCAATTACAATTAGTGAACAGGACCTTGTCAATATTGATGTTCATGGATTGATAATCCCAGGATTCATCGATTCCCACATTCATGTTGAAAGCAGTATGGTTTCACCTGCACAATTCGCTAAGATTGCAGTTCGTCATGGTACCACTGCTGTTGTCACTGACCCTCATGAAATAGCCAATGTTCTAGGAATCGAAGGGATTGAAGCAATGATTGAAAATGCAAAGCAAGTCCCTTTTAATTTTTATTTCACCGCACCTTCCTGTGTCCCTGCAACTGCATTTGAGACCTCAGGCGCTGTTTTGGATTCATCCGATATAGAATACTTGCTAAAAAAGGATGAGATTGTGGCATTGGGAGAGATGATGAATTTCCCAGGTGTCATCAACGGGGATGAGGAAGTTCATAGGAAATTGGATTTGGCAAGAAAATATGGAAAGCCTATCGATGGTCATGCCCCATTGGTTACTAGAGGCGACTTGGACAAATATCTTGCAGGAGGCATAAGCACAGACCATGAATGCAGTAATGTATTGGAAGCTCTTGAAAAGAAGATAAAAGGTATGAAAATCATGGTTCGTGACGGCTCATCTGCCATGGATATGGAAGGGCTTTTTGATATAGAGGAAGGTAGCCAATCCCTTGATTTTTCAGGACCGATGGGTCTTCTTTTTAGAGACATATTTGAGAGAAAGATTTACTCTCCCCTATTCGATTTCATAGTTAGTGACGATAAGCATCCAAACGATTTGCTTAAAGGTCACTTGAATTTATCCATTAAGAAGGCTGTCGATTTGGGAATAAATCTTCTTAAGGCTATAAATATGGTGACAATCAACCCTGCACAACATTATCATCTGAATTGCGGAGTCATTGTCCCTGGCGCACAGGCGGATTTTGTGGTTGTTGACAGCATATATGACTTGAATGTTTTAGAAACATATATTGGCGGTGAATGTGTCTTCGATGGGGAAAATGTCCTATTTGATGTTCCGGAATTCGAATCTAAAAATACAGTCAATGCAAATAAGAAGACTGCAAGTGACTTTGATATCCATTATGATGGGGATGAATGTGAAGTCAATGTAATTGAGTGCTTTGACGGAGATCTGTTAACCAAAAAGACAACTGCAAGGTTATATGTGAAAGATGGCATCGTGCAGCCTGACATCTTTCAGGATGTCTTGAAGATTGCTGTGGTGGAACGTTATGGTGGAAACACCGTTGCTAACGCATTCATTAAAGGATTTGGACTTAAAAAAGGAGCAATCGCTTCATCAGTTGCTCATGACTCACACAATATAATTGTTGTCGGATATAACTCTCAGATGATGGCTGATGCAGTTAATCAGGTCATTGATGACAAGGGTGGAATCTCTGTTGTCAGTGAAGATTTTGCTGACTCATTGCCTCTTCCTATTGCAGGATTGATGTCTAATGAGGATGTCTATGATGTCGCTAAAAAATTAGGCATCTTGCATAAGATGGTTGAGGCTTTGGGATGTAAAATCGAAGCGCCATTCATGACAATGGCATTCATGGCATTGCTTGTTATTCCATCAATCAAGATATCCGATAAGGGATTGTTTGATGGAGAAAACTTCGAATTTATGGATGTGATTATTAAATAAGGCAATTGCCTTTTTAATAATTCTTTTTTTATTTTTCAATTTTTAGCAAATTTCTTCTTATTTTAACTTCTTCTTATTTTAACTTATCTCTAATTTCTAAAATCTTTTTTATGTGCTTGCAATGATTTTCCTTATCGCTTAGCTTAACGCCACCGAATCGCAGGTTTTCCCGACGATATTTGAAATCTTCACAGTCACAGCTGACTGTATCCTCCAATAGGTCAAAAGTGATAATGTAATGTTTGTTTGAGGATTTGCTCTTTATAAAGTAATCTTCCCATTCCTCATTTTTAGAAACTTTTTCTATAATCATAACTAATCAACAAAAATAATTATAAATTCATAATAAATAAAAGTTTTTAAAAAAGTAGAAGATGTTTGAAAAAAGTTAAAAATTAATTAAATTCAAAAATTTTAAAAAAAAAGTTTAAAAATAGTTAAAAGTATAAAAATTATAAAAAATAATTAAATTAAAAAAATGAAAAAAGTAAAAAAAATAGAAATGAAAAATTTCTCAAAACTATTCTATATCAATCTTGATCTTCTCATTTCTTTTTTGTTTTGCTTCCTTGATGTCGTTTAATTTTTCTGTAAACTCCTTAGCATTCTGCAATTTCAATTCAATTTCAGAAAGCTCTTCCTTAAGAAGCATTTCATCTCTTTTCAATGAGTTTATGTACTCATCACTGCCGTTATTGTAATCTTCATAAATCTCTAGAATTTCTCTTGCTGAAAGAATGGATTCCTCTTTTAGGAATTTCTTGGTATGAGGCTTGACCCTAACGCTTAAAGGCTGCAATCTTTCCTTTTCACCGCCTTTTCTTCCGGAAGCTACAGTTTTGGAATCTTCATAAGCACCCCAAAATTCATCGTTCAGTTCCTGCAATATCTTAACCCTATCCTTAAAGATCTGTTCTAAATCCCAAATCTCAAACTCCTCTGCATCGCTGTAATCCTTAGCTTTGAATCCAGAGTTGTCAAATTCATAATTGTTGCTTTTCTGTTCATCATTTTCATTATTCTCAGGCATTTTCATCCCCCAATATAATTTAAATCTCAAAAATTTTTAAAAATAATTCATTATTGTAATACATAAATTATTTTTGTATACTATTAAATTGTAATACAAAATATATAAATGTATTCATTTTTTTCTAAAATGAAATAAAAAATTAACCACCTAAAGAATAAGGTTTAATAAAATAAATCATAAAGAATATAATTGAATTAAAGCCATTTAAGTGAAATAATGAAGAAAATCTACTTACTTTTACCAATCCTTGCAGGAATAATGTTTGGATCCACTGGAATATTTGTCAGGACATTGACTGAAAATGGAGTGGATTCAACCACACTGCTTTTCTTAAGGTTTTCAATAGCTATCCTATACATATTCATAGCTATTTTCCTAACCGACAAAAGCCTATTGAAGCTGAATAAAGAGGATATTCCATATT
Coding sequences within it:
- the pheT gene encoding phenylalanine--tRNA ligase subunit beta, with translation MPVITFKYQDLKDLGIDMEKDELINTLPMMASDIEDYDDEEIKVEFFPNRPDNLSVEGVARSFKGFLGMETGLPKYEIEESGEKVYVSPDVAEIRPYIRFAKIEGVDFTGDKIKYIMDFQENLHWVIGRDRKKVAIGVHNADVISGPYKYIATPKDEHSFVPLEMDEEMTPDEILKDHAKGEKYAHLIDKFDKYPLIIDKDEQVLSMPPIINGELTKLKEDTTNIIVDVTGTDERAVEQSLNILCASFAEVGGKVKSMEVIYEDETIVCPDFTPKVRNVHVDLTNELIGGTDLTAEDIKGLLEKARFDANIINDNELEVLIPPYRVDILHEVDIVENITIQYHINAVEAKLPNIVTVASEDNWFKGEKTIREVMVGLGFQEVMSLMLTSEESQYVKMNQEEIDHVQVSKPITISGTMIRTSLLNSLMEFLEDNKHEDLPQKIFEIGDVLYMDEESSNKTRQVKKLAGMICHSSANFTEIKSTVASVLSNLGYSMEISDSTNSSFIPGRVADVSGESKNGKITGFFGEIAPEVIRNFELEYPVIAFEIEFL
- a CDS encoding DUF3781 domain-containing protein — translated: MELLDNIENVHTTEMGVDRIKRNIGVDVEDIVEYCKDKIKQDNAVIEMKGKNYYVTVDGVIITVNASSYTIITAHKEKK
- a CDS encoding secondary thiamine-phosphate synthase enzyme YjbQ, whose amino-acid sequence is MLAINKSLKIDSVSNFQIIDITSEIVAILNEINKDKKIQNGMVNVFTKHSTSAIVINENERGLLNDFEKVLKDMVKEKDNYKHDFIDNNAASHIRAFLLGSSETIPIADGRLDLGTWQSVFFIELDGPRTNRTVDLTFIGE
- the ade gene encoding adenine deaminase, with the translated sequence MSFTAYMLDVISDTIYPARITIENGIFKEVTPITISEQDLVNIDVHGLIIPGFIDSHIHVESSMVSPAQFAKIAVRHGTTAVVTDPHEIANVLGIEGIEAMIENAKQVPFNFYFTAPSCVPATAFETSGAVLDSSDIEYLLKKDEIVALGEMMNFPGVINGDEEVHRKLDLARKYGKPIDGHAPLVTRGDLDKYLAGGISTDHECSNVLEALEKKIKGMKIMVRDGSSAMDMEGLFDIEEGSQSLDFSGPMGLLFRDIFERKIYSPLFDFIVSDDKHPNDLLKGHLNLSIKKAVDLGINLLKAINMVTINPAQHYHLNCGVIVPGAQADFVVVDSIYDLNVLETYIGGECVFDGENVLFDVPEFESKNTVNANKKTASDFDIHYDGDECEVNVIECFDGDLLTKKTTARLYVKDGIVQPDIFQDVLKIAVVERYGGNTVANAFIKGFGLKKGAIASSVAHDSHNIIVVGYNSQMMADAVNQVIDDKGGISVVSEDFADSLPLPIAGLMSNEDVYDVAKKLGILHKMVEALGCKIEAPFMTMAFMALLVIPSIKISDKGLFDGENFEFMDVIIK